The stretch of DNA aaaataaaattttttaaCAGCATTTCCCCCTAATTTTGTAAAAAGCATTGCACAAAATATACATCGAGCAATTGTATATCATTGACACAGAGATAATGTATATAAATAGAAGTTCATACACACTAGTTCATACAAATCATCAAATACATAACCAAAGTCCATGCTCCATAGTACACATTATTCCACATGATACATACAAATAACATGATGTGTATTTGATGATTTGTATGGACTATGGATATGAAGTTTGGATGGACTATTGTTGTGATTTATGGACTACTCATGCGAACACAACATTTATATGTATATGAACTTCTATTTATATGTTTATCTCCCTGTCAATGATACATAAATGCTTGATATATACTTTGTGCAATgctatttacaaaattacggGGAAATGttgccaaaatttttaattttcccCTCGGCCGACGGCATTTCCCGGTCAAAATCAACGGAAACCGGTCGGGAAACGTCGGTTCCCACTCGGGATGCAACGGTTACCGTTCatacaaattttttaaaaatttttaaAGTTTGGCGAAATTTTTCGGGAAATTCTAGCGGTTTCCAATCCCGGATAGTTCCGGGAACGGGAAATTTTTCCGGTTTCCGGCGGATCCCGGACGGGAAGTGAAACCTGGGGTTCGTCCGAATAGCTCGGGCTGTCTCATTTGGCTCAACCACTAGCCGAGCATTATTCAACAATAGTGCTAAATTGAAGTACAACAGTAGCTAACATATAGTAATTTAAGAATGCAAATAATATCTAAAATTATAGCTACGCTGATATTAGGAAAATAAATAACACAAGCTGATAGTTTGGTAAAATATAGATGTCTGGATACTATTTTACTATCATATTTGAATTAGAAGTAGAATGGAAATTTTATTTATCCAATATTAATAATACCAATGATAAATAAAATTAAGTAAGTTTGATATTGCCATATTTATCAAATCTAACGAGCGGTTACTAACTCGTTAAGAAAATGAGCTGAAATTGAGATTTGACTCGGTTCGTTGAGAGGTCAAACCGAGCTGAACCAAACCAAATTTATAAACGAGCCTAGCCGGTGTTAGATATATAgtcaattttcggtatattttaatacAAAATATTATTAACAATTTCATGACGTAAATTAGTAATCTTGTGATAGAAAAATATGTGCTTGTGCTCATGTTAATCTAAGTAATAAATATGAACAAAACAATAAATCAGAGGTGGTTTAAAATGTACCCCGAGGTGGGACCAGTGTTGGAGGCACCGGGTGCGCAATTCCCATGCCAGTACTATGGGCGCAGCACTAGCAATGAGAATGCAGAAGAGCAActgagggagaagagagagatcTTAGCGAGAGTGCCTGAGAGTGCTTGAGTTGTATGAGAATGAGAGGCTGGTATCCTTATATAATTGATCTTAGAGGAAGGGGATGAACCTGGACACCTATAGGTGCTACAATGACTATCAATTTGCACCATTAACCAGTCATCAATCCTCTATTTTAATCACCAATTACAACCCAATCATCACTCTCGTCAATTACCAATATGGTATTGATCTCCTCATGACTCCCTAGCATTAACAGTGGACTTTAATCCTTTTCCATTAAATTATTGAATATATAAATTCCAACAGCCGGCTTGTGAGCATCGAGCTTTTGTGCCAATCCTACCTGAAACATTTTTTATATATGAAACCACGATGACCTGCATGAGGACTCCCTCACGAGTACTCCTTTGTGTTTTTACATTTCGTATTAGGTTTGTTTTAACTCAAACTTGTCAAACTTTGACTAAACTAATAGAAAGAAATAATTAcatttacaataccaaatttgtttccCTGAATCCACCATAAAGTATATGTTGATAGAACATATATTGGATAATATAGTTATtgttatattatttttatagaTTTGGTCAAAGTTAGTGAGTTTGACTTAAAACAATTTAAaatgacatgtaaataaaaaggGACTACTCTTGCCCTTGGTTTGAACTCTAGTTGTGATTTTACCCCCCACTTTatttcattttgcatttttacccTCACCATTGCACTTTGAAGCCGTTGTTTGCTCCTAGTCTTACACCGTTAGCTGTGCCAAGAATTTGcgaattttctaaaaaaagagaaaatgctTTGTAATATGCCGAAAACACAAAAATGCCCCTTATCCCTTGAATCCCATCCTCTCACCCTCCTCCTCACCGTGCTGTTACTATCCATTAGGAACCCACGAACCCTAGCGGCGAGCTAGCGACGAGCGGTAGGACATgtgcggggcggggcggcaTGCACGGGCTTGGCACAACCGGCGCGTGTAGGCGGCGGGGCTCGGTCAAGGCTCGGGCAGGAGTCCAATGTTGTGGAGTTGGTGCCCAGGTACAAAATTTCGACCTCTGGCTGTGTATTGGCCAATTTTGGGATGCGCTAATTTGGTTTCAGTTGCTCTGATTTGTAGGTCAAATAagaagagtttgaatcttgttAGGGTTCATCCTTCTTCAGTTTGCCTGATGGGGGACAAAAACATGAATGCAGGGTAAAACTTTGCCCACTCAAATGGTTGACATCCATAACTATAGCTTGCTGTAGTTGGTAAATTTCATAGCTGACCACTATATGTGGATCAGTGCATGTCTGCAGTTACCCATCATGCAATCTTGCATGATCTTACTTTTGAGATTGTGAAAAAGGACAAGAGTAGATTTAGAGCTAAATGCAAGAGATCCTATCAAGGCTGCAAGTGGACGTTTTTTTGCATCAACAAGTACGAAATACATTGGCTTTAAGGTACTCATGAAGTAATTAGACATTTTTTCTATCATTTTTAGTAAGTAATTAGTGCATTTTCCTATTATTTTCAGCAAATAATTAGCACTAACTAGTACCTTTTTCTATCATTTCTTGTAGGCTAAGACGAGTGGACCAAAGCATACGTGTGGTTCTTTCAACAATTATGGTGGAACAATGGACTCAAATAAATGGGTTGCTGAAAGAGTGGTGGATTTGTTGTGGATGACCCTGAAATGGACCACGGGATTTGCATAGTATGCTGCAGAAGAAGTACTCCATAGAgggaggggaagaggaagaggaagaggaggaggaagaggaaggggaaatcTAAGTCAAATTGAAACTAGAATAGAAGGGGCTAGAGGAGgtaggggaagaggaagaagaagagtagaAGGGGAGGAATAGGAGGGCGATTGACTGTATTGTTGGGAATAGATGCATGAATGTGATGTACTTTTGTTAgacacctatatatgttggGATGTGATCCGGTGATGCTTCTCTTTTAGATATATATGATGGGGATGTGATCTGGTGGTACATCTCTTTTAGATATGTATGATGGAATGTTATTTATGATGCTATACAAATTATTGTTCATTTTCTTATCGAAATGATGTTGAAATATAATTGCAAACAAGGGTATATTCACAAAGTTCTAAAAAAAGTAGGGGTACATTCGCATGCGCAAAGACAAAATTATCTTCTTCAACACTGTTATGTGCTGCCCATGGAGTACAGTAAGGGTGAATATTtaaaatgaaagaaaataaGGTTGAAATCACAATTGTGGTTCAAAATAGGGGTAAGAACGCAATAGCCAATGCAGGGAATATGATTAATCCATGCTTTGCTACTTTTGGTCTGTACAAATCGGTTTTTGTCCATGTTCAGTGCCGCAAGACGGTGACAGTGGCACAGCTAGTGCACCTACTGTGTTAGTTATCAGCCGCAAAGATCTATAAATTAAGCTAGATTTTCATCCTTAACAACATATAATCATGGCAATAATTCAACTTTTAGCCATGTAAACATATCCAGCACATAGTTTATCGGTTGAGTTATGATCGTGCATATTTTCTAAACTAATGTCTTTTTTTTCAATCTAGCACACGTACACAGTCGTACTTTCTATTATAGGGTTTCCCGGTGTCGATAGCCCATGCGGAAGAATTTCGCGCAGAGTCCAGCAAGCACTTTTGGTAGCCCGTTGCTTGAGGTTTCCGGCCCGGGTGAGCCCAATTTCCATGCGGAATAGCCTGTTGCACGTAATAAACAAAATGAAGCTCAATCAGCTCCAAGTGAATGTGAAAGTGGGAGAAAGCGTAAGCAAAGTTACATTGAATCTACTCTCAAGGATTATGTGGAGTTTAAAAAGAGCCAAACAAGCAAAACTCTTGAAGCTCTGAATGAAAAGAAAAGGCGTGAtgagaaattttgttttgagaagTGTGCTGATCAAGTGGATTCTATGaatgaattaacaaatgagGAGAAGTTATATGCTGTGGAGCTCTTTGAATTTGATACAAACAGACAAGTATTCATGAAGACCAAAAATCCTGATGTTCGACTAATTTGGCTAAAGAGAAATACCAGGTATGTCTCTTTAATATGCTCAATGTACTTAGTTAAAACTTGTCTGATCAGATCTATCTAGAAATATAAGTAGAGTTACAGAAGATGAATGGCTAAACTGTTCCATGTGTCAATTTTTGTTACCTGCAGAGTGCTTAGTGGAAGTGCATGATATGAAAATTGAAGAAAAATCAGGTATATATGTTTCCTAAAATACTTTTCTATTTTTGGTCTTGCACTTGAAATTTGACTGTTGATATGCTTTTCTAGAGTAGATTGTCAATAATTATTCTAGAGACAATATTTTGCCAACTCTTTAGTTGTAGATATTTACTAGTGGTTATCATATTTTTTTGGTGTTGTTGCATTGAGCAGGCATGGACTCTAATAGTAGCATTGATGTATTGTATGATAAAATACAATCTGttagttaaaaaaatacaatATGTTATTAACTCAATATCTGGTAgcctcaaataaaatatttgctaGCTTAATAATTTTTTGGTTCAGCATCTGTTAGCCTACAGCATGATATGTATTTTGCATTATTGGTTTTTTAGCTCAGAATTCAGCATTCTAGCCTTTTTAGTTTATTTGGTCCGTGCAATGCATTCAGTATTTAGCTTCAGCTTTTGAGGGGGTTTTCATGTTACTTGCAGAGCACTTGGTCGAAGAAATACATAGAACCTAAAACTTTTGTGATAGAAATGGCGCAAATGCGGTTTACAGTTGTTGTAACACATCAGTGTTAATTTGTGCTTAATTCACTAATTATGGGCTTAAACttgtcattagcgctaatcaagTTGCATAGTAAACATCAACTTAGCTGAGTTCGACCACGTTTTTCTCCATGATCCGAGTCTCAAATCAAGTTTCGCCcaaaatcaaagttgtagaccttcacttcctctacaacttctattttggccaaatttcaagttgcaatatgaaattttgagttttagTCGGTCAAAAGTGGGTCAAAATCACTCAAACTTGCTCCCTATTCTACCTGCTCCCACTGTTCACCGTACAGCCGCCCTTCCCGGCGACCGGCACGGTGCCGGTGACCGCCACGCGTCGGCTGTCGCGGCGAACCTCGCCCTCCGCGTGGGCGTGTCATTATCCGTCCCCGAGCCTAATCATtgctccccctccccccttcttcctcgcgctcgagctgagccgagcggagcagaccgccgccggcgtcgcgtcGGCCATCCCTCGCCGTCCCGCCCCGATTCAGCATGCCCCAACCTTCCTCGCCACGCCCCGAAGCTCCGCCTCCCCTCGCCGAGCCCGTTCGAGCCGTTCCCCGGCCGAATCGGACCCTTCCTCTGCCTGGCCGCCATTACTGCTTCACCGAAGCTCCACCTCCAACGTCGATCCCCACCTTCgggccctcctcctcgccatccAACCTGCAAAATGGACATGTGGTGAGCTCCTCAACTCGTCCGACCCCTTTCCCCTTCGAttccggcaccgccgccgccggggcgtaGCCACGCCGCTGTGGCAGCCGTGCTATGCCGCCGGCGCCCGTCGCGGGCCGCCCCTACGCGGGTTCACACAgcgctgccgcgcgccccgaCCTCACCTCGCCTCCCTAGCTGCGGGCGTGCCCCGCCACCCTGCCGCCCTGCTCTGTGCTGGCGggaacgccgcgccgccgccgtgccagcCATGGCTGGCCATGGCGTGCGCGCTCAGGGGaggggctgggctgggcctcTCACTGACCCGTGGGGCCAAGCTGTCAGCCCCTGTTTACGGTTTAGGGTTTTTATCAAAATCatttattttggctgagattttgtaaaatgcataacaaatcacagaaaaatgctaaaaatgcaaaatcaaTTTTGTTAGCTTAGTTAGATCCAGAGCTTCAGAGGAAAATTATCCATGCTTGTGTTATATCAGTTTTGCTTGTGTTATATTTTAGTTTGTGTTCCAGCttatttattttgtatctgcAGCTATAGTTGTCCAAAAAGTTATGAAATTTATGTAGTAGCTTACTCTTCActtgtgtagttcactgaaaaattttcatGTGCAGAAGCTATGTGCATGTCTGTGAAGTTGTTTTTGTTCAGTTTATATTCCTAGGGccaaaataaatgttttatgCTACCAATAAATGTTGATAAATTTTTGTGGCATACTTTGTCAATGTCTTGTCTTGCTGGTAAATTTGTGTGGCTAGATCAGGTCTGCAAGTTATGTTTGTGCATTTATTTGATTCCTAGCTGCAGCGTTCCTTTTTATGGCTGCTAAATAAATTCTTTGCTGCAGTGTATCTTTTCAACAATTACTTGATTTCGGTTTAATCTTTCTGTTCTTGCATTAGGGTCAGATTATGGTACGCTTGGGAATGACTTGGTTCTAGTTGCTTGCTAGCTAATTAGAATCTCTAGTTAGTCTGCCCTGCATTGCATCATAAGCATTTGTATCGTTTCATTGCACCGCTGTTCCTCTAATTCTTGCATGGCatctttttcatacgtgtagatgCCACAAACGAAGTAGTCTACGAGCTGGTTGCTGAGCCGGACCAGGAGCCACAAGCAGGAGGGTAGCAGGGCGAAGAAGCAGTTGAGCAAGCTCCAGAAGAAGCCGCTAACctcgctgacctgcaaggcaagctccgaagcataacccctaatttcagtatttaatgttattatataattattgtgcatttacattATTAGGGGTTGATTGGaaccgtagatgcatgatccctaggcttcctcagttactctactagtgtgcaggtcgttagtgctgccatgcttaattaggactcggtagaagtcgagtgattcctgtcactcgtgagTTTTATGTCCTTGTTACTTAGGGCAAAGTGTCTTGAGGATGAATCAatgagaaaaggaaaatggaGACCAGGCGAGGATAAGTTTGATTATggatatgaaatggatggaaaaagaacctccgcctgtgtcgattgaggaccgtaccgttgttggcagtgttgatcaagtttgaacagtactaaccacatgccggaagtaggaggtagtcgaaaccggtaaactgTGTACCGAGTTACAACGATATTTTGAATCTCgacctgctacgctgggcgtgggatgatggcgggtgttggattgttgtcgcctccgggttctccagGAGTTCGCCTTAAGGGGCccttcacctgggttttagctgGCGGGGTTCAGAGGTCGTAGTAATATTAGGAACAGCtaacgtgtgtggcccgacggggcttgcatgtgtcgtgtgcgttaggtccaccttgcaaggttaaatcggatcgattcgccgtctctctcggttaagagaacattggtcactttgtcacatcgtagtaagggtTAAGATGAGAATGGAAAGATGAGCATATGAGTTGTAGTTTTGAtattctgaaaagataatgtgatcaaccatgtgtGCTTAGCGGTTAGGGCAAATCTAGTTGTTACTTATTAAACTAAACggggctaaaatattgaaagtaaggatccagtattagtagcttttcagcaaaacaaacccagAGCTAAAAgcctgcatgtctaggagtcggctaagtatatactaTAGTCAggtaagccttactgagtattagtatactcagggttgttgttgtaacccatctgagcaggttgtgttcccgctgacttcaaggagatctgtgcgtcctggattggacaaccgcttcctcctgggtggaacatcgagtgggccccgtcttccccgtgaagctcgggcaggttggcatcacatcggcgggcaggatgtggagctcaccttgtatcatCGTTCATAGTTACCGTATTGTATTTTGAACTCTGTTTTAATTTCCGCTGCATTTGAACTCTATAGTTTGTATTCAAACTTTTATGTAAAAtcagtgttgtaaattaatttgagaatttctgtatgcttgtattacatgtgctcgtcttcgtgcgagacttctagtGCAAataattgtgatcctggagtacagtagtttaatcaggaattacccgacggactgtcagattacaccgttataagtgcgtggtaacttgattatttattaagatgatagttagctcacttaagccggtttaatttgggcggatcTGCTACAGTTGCTTATTGCATTGATGTTAATTAAATATCACATGTAGCTTACATCTTGCTTCTGCTTTTATTCATCCACGtgatttttctttgttttcctaGAAAAAATTATTACCTAGCTAGTAATTTATCTCCATGGCCTGTTATTCAGTATTTGGTCAAAGTAGTTTGTAATATAGGATTTGCATGGTGTGAATCATTTTAGCCATGTCTCATCGTGACTATGTTGGTGCTAGTTGAGATGGATTAAGCTTATATGGAATAGCAATGCGTGTTACCCCAAGGACCATACAATAACAATTCTGCTATTTTGGATGATATCTTCATAATATATGGATTAAGCTTATGTGGACTAGTATAACATCTGGCACTTTGTATTTTGTATTTGTTTATCTCCAGATAAAATGTTGCTTACATGAACTAGTAAAACAAAATGCCTAATGTTTCTCTATTGCAATACACCTGTGAATATAAAGCAAGCAAGCCCTAACGGACACAGGATTTATGCAGCTTCCAAACGGCAGCAGGTAATTTCCCGGGTTTCCTCGCTCTTGGATGGAGGGGGATTCTGTGGTCCAAGGAAATTACCGTGAGGGATTTTCTTCCCTGGGTTAATTAACACTCGTTGCCAAACTAGGCCTTATATAGCAAATATATAACCGTGCATTGCTACAGAAAAAATCATTTAAATAACTAAAAGAGTAATCATCTAGTACGTGTGGGTTAATAGCTTCATTATTTTACTCTCCAAATGCTAATTCTATAGGGTTTCAGACCCTTAGCTCTCTTCATGCATGTGTGGTCTGGTAGTTTCTGATTTCGATTCGATCTTTTTTCATCCATGGACCCCACGACCATTATAGGACCTACTAAAACCGACGAAAGTCAATGACGAACCAAGAAAATGGTCCTCCCTTTAGAAATATATAATAACAAATATTTATATTCTCACCTCTCGTCTTAGGATGATGTCTTTGATGCTATGGAACAGTAGAAACTTTTAAATGACTTTGAAAAGGGGGTGATAACAATGCTAGCCGTAGCCGATGCATCTGGCTCGAATCTAATATAAAACCATGATATCGAGGCGTGTAATTTATTAGTTTGCAGCTGGCCTCAGCCAAATAAGCAACAACAAAACTCTAGGACGCATCAGCTGAGAGCCCAAAGTTATTCCTGCACGTACATTGGAGGCAGGCAGGCAATGCAAGCTTCATCATTATATTCAGACAAAATCACGCGACACAATGTAACAGCCAACCTTCGTCCCGTCTGAGCTAACTTATTATATATATGATGAACGCATGTAATTAGCTATAGCGTGCATGGAATTACATAGGCATGCTCAGCTCTTAATTAGTGAAGGAAGCACGTGGGCCGCAGCAAGTCATCAAGtcctcgccggagaagaagggtTCCATGGTGCAGCTGCACGTGGTGGTCGTGTGCTCCGTCGTGGGCTTCCTCGGCCTCGTCCTCGTCATCCTGGGCGTCGCCAGTGAGGCCGCCACCGCGCTGGCGCTGGTCGGGCTGTCCAAAGACGGCTTGTACGACGTCAATAAATGCGTGTACCAGACCACGCCGGCGCTGGCCTGCGGCATCGTGGCGGGACTGCTCGCGCTCGCGGTTCAGATCGCCGTCACCACCACCAGCCTTCTCTGCGGGTGCTGCCGAACATGGGAGCTCCCCAGAGCGGCAAGACACATCGTCGGCATCGTTCTTTCCGTCGTCTCGTGGtacatattttcttttttttccaaaaagtcCATTTATGATCATCAAATTATCATCTAGTCTGGGTATATTTGACAATTGAACTATAGAAATCGGATAAATTTGATCTCTATCTAATTTTAAAGATGGTTCGCATATATGTATATTTTCTAAAGTAATAAAATATATGGATTATAAATTATTATTGTGTTATGCTATACTAGATTAATTAGGAGATCGGCGAAAAGGATCCAGCAATCTTAGTACAGTAAGATCTATCTCGAAGGCGACACCAACCTTTTAGGTGCCATGCTTCAACCTGGGAATGGGAATGGTTCGGTCCAAAACTGGtttttttggtttggttttttaTTTGGACCTACCTGGTTTGGGTTGGAATGGCCTGGAAACTGTAATGGGCTGGTTCGGTTTGGGATAGTAGTTGTGATGGACTGGTCCAGTTTGGAATCAGTTCCATGTCTTCCGATGCCCGATGCCTCTCCGTCTGTCTCATCTCGACTGGAAAGTGTAATCTTGCTGCTGCTTGCTACAGTTTAACTGCTGGTtttgtttgggtttggtttGAAACAGCAAATCAGTTTGGTTTAGCTCGGTTTTTGAGGCATGCAGTTCGGTGTGGTGAGGTTTGATAGGTGGGAAGATTAGTAAACAATTTGGTGTGGTTATGGTCCGGGTCTAGCAACTTGAGCCAAGTACAAACTAAAACCTGGACTCTTCGTCATATATGTCGTCGGGGTAAACTGTAAAGATAGTAATCCCATTGAACTATACATGTTTTACTTCAAACCACATGTACAAGGAGGATGGAATAATGGCTACGACATCGATATCCCCCGTGGGCTAGAAACAAAAACGGCGAGTAAAACACATATTATCAATTCTTTTAATTTCTTGAAATGCAATTTACATAGTCTCATTAAATTTTATTTGTGTAGCGCTATTCTCTGCTTATATTTTGTTCCAATTTCCAATTATATTTTGCAGGATCTTTGTGATTATAGTTGTGGCACTGTTCATCGCGGGCGCTGCCATGAACACGGACCAAAAGAGGCAGCCTACCACCGACGGAAAGTGCCCCGTCGACCCGGGCAGCGTATtgttcgcggcggcgacggtctTCTCTCTCGTAGCCACCGTCTCGCAGATCGCCTCGTATGTGCTCCTGGCGCCCGCGAAAGGCTCCACGAAACCGCTGGccacgcagcagcagccggaggtGGCCATGGGGCAGCCGCGGCAAGATGCTGATGaggtggtcgccggcggtgacccGCTGCCGCCCTCAGCGCCCCCGTTGTCTCAACCCACAGAACCTACGAGCAAAGTTTGATCCTTATGGAAGGACGTTCGCTCCAGATGTTCGTAGAAGGCAATGCATTTTCTTAGAATTTGGCAATAGCTAGCTATATATGGATTTCGATGAAGGTGCTCCAGATTACAATTTTTGTTATCTTTATTTAACTTGGAATggaataaataaattttatgatGGAGTAGAAACATTTTAATACTTATCATGCGCATATAGTTAACAGATAGCCGTTTTTTTTTCAGGGCATCGTGCCTAGCTAGTTCCAAATCAACAAGGCAACCAGAGCTGCAAATTATAATAATAGTTACTAATAAGTTAAGGAGGTGCAAGCTTACAACACAAATCAGAGTGCCTCTGAACTCTGCAGCATGACACAGGCCCATATAACAAACATAAATAGGTACGCTGGGTACACCACGAACAAGCTGTTACCAGGACAAGTAATTTGGTAATCACATTGAATTGCCACGGCTGGACCAGCAAACTCCAGATTACTTAACCAAGTCTAAACGCCCTGGCTCTCTTCTTCTCCTCACGAACTGTCAGTCCAATAGTGAGCAACGCCAGGCCGAAACCAGCAGCGCCAGACCAAATCACAAAACGCATATTCGCGTCACGCTCATTTATTGCTTTCTCCAAGGCCAATCTATCAAAAAGACACGCCAGGAGGAACATTTGAATTAAATCAAATAAGCATAAATGGCATGGCGCCTTTACCTCCCAGATGCTAAGTCAGCTTCAAGTTCAGCTAGGTATTCATCCGTTAATAATGGCTGCCTAGCACTAGCTCGAGCTCCATTGTTGCGTCCACCCTAGCATTAAGGAAATGCAGCTGAGATTGCAATGCATAAGTATGAAATAGAGGTTACTCAAGGATGAAGGATCGATAACGGAGGTACAACTACGTGGCACATGTTCTTTCTTCAAAACCCCACAAGTTTGAGTAGCTTGTCATGGAATTCACGCCTCTCGAGATGGGTCACAGAAATAACAGATAACGATGAGGACATGATGCAAATGCTAATAATGTAAGGATATGTTCGAATGCGTGTATTGCATTGTAGCAGAAACATTCTATACTGTTGTTTAGGACACTGTAGCGATGCAATATTTTCTTGCAATCTTTGTTAGAAGTTGAAAACACCCCTGCACCATCAGAACATAAAAAGCATAGTTATCATAGTCCCTAGTTAACTCAAATTAAGACCCCAGTAGCCTGGGGATATTGCACTACCTAATTGCAAGAAATGAAACGCTCCTAGGCAGCAAACAATTGCAAAGTTAGCTGCATTAGTTCTTTTTTCGCGACCGAGCTGCATTAGTTCTGTGGCACCGAAGGTGTCCCTCCCATAGACTACAAGTAGAAACCAGCTTGGCAAGCGTATAATTGTTACTATGGCCCTGTTTGAATCCATGGGTTATTTTTTAGCCTACTCCAGATAGCCCCAAGTAGCCCTAGGGGAGCCAAACATGAGGACTATTTGTGGGCTATTTCCAAATAGCTCACCTCAAAAAATTATCCCCTCAAGAGGTGCTATTTGGGCTATTTTGAGTGGACCCCACAGAAAAAGTTgtcttttctctctcccccaCACGCACTGGATCccatctccccccccccccaccaccacctgtgccgcccccgccgccccctaTCGCAGCCCCGCTGCTCCAcccgcctgcgccgccacctcgccacgCCAGCGTCGCCGCCTCACCCACACACCAGCGTTGCCGCCCAGCCCACGCCGATGCCTGCCCCCATCCTGCGCCGCATCCACTCGCAGCCTCTACGCCGTCGACCATGGTGGCTCCTGGCCAGGGAGCCCCTGGCCATGGCGCTCGCGGCCTCTGCGGCCCCCACCTGATCCGACCCGCCGCCTCCCATCGGCGTCGCCAGCCCCCATCCGCTTCCTCGCGATCGGCCGAGCCGACGCCGACATCCTCCATGGCGAGCAGCTTGAGCCGAGGGAGGAGCACGACCATGGGGCGGCGCTCAGGACCTCGCCGGTGGTGGGGCGTCTCCTCCCTCCCAGCGTCGCCGGTGGGCTAGCCCTCCTCCCCCATCTGCGTGCCCCTCTCTCCACCCACGAAGCCTCCCCTATCCGCAACCACCTCCCCAGCCGCGCCCCGCCAGACActcgcgccagcgccgccgccttccccaaCCTGCGCCGCCTCCCACAGCCGCGGAGGTGGCGAGGCGCAAGCCGCGGTCCTCGGCGCAAGCCCGAGGCGGAGGAGGCCTACTGCGGCGAGAAGGAGGCGAG from Panicum virgatum strain AP13 chromosome 9K, P.virgatum_v5, whole genome shotgun sequence encodes:
- the LOC120647995 gene encoding uncharacterized protein LOC120647995, whose product is MRKNFAQSPASTFGSPLLEVSGPAPSECESGRKRKQSYIESTLKDYVEFKKSQTSKTLEALNEKKRRDEKFCFEKCADQVDSMNELTNEEKLYAVELFEFDTNRQEARGPQQVIKSSPEKKGSMVQLHVVVVCSVVGFLGLVLVILGVASEAATALALVGLSKDGLYDVNKCVYQTTPALACGIVAGLLALAVQIAVTTTSLLCGCCRTWELPRAARHIVGIVLSVVSWIFVIIVVALFIAGAAMNTDQKRQPTTDGKCPVDPGSVLFAAATVFSLVATVSQIASYVLLAPAKGSTKPLATQQQPEVAMGQPRQDADEVVAGGDPLPPSAPPLSQPTEPTSKV